One region of Chanodichthys erythropterus isolate Z2021 chromosome 17, ASM2448905v1, whole genome shotgun sequence genomic DNA includes:
- the LOC137005332 gene encoding uncharacterized protein has protein sequence MHFSSSGRGVFTTRAFFRGDFVLEYRGELLSSEESLYRAEHYTEAENAFLFEFQWRGRNWCIDASKEDGSLGRLVNDEHRNPTCKMRTLEVSRKPHLCLFAVRDILPGEEITFNHGYSDWPWRVKPLNQASTESSDKKPSISLGPQRSPHCAAPVSSPGLDEVNSSGPHKQSGKARTSRKTKRFQSRLAKLRKHHEDCYERFNRAEIENECNTIAKQLSQKDCLSSLVTSTTDASSSSPPCAVSTSVMTSSPSPYYRLPEGTLQLAKMSKVLMAMEKGTLSDFKGKKLDNIEIDPNEQLEAQGDSMSSDEEDYSDVSQTTAPAETDPPVQSDQSVSQEDQGSSNAPKKKWEDNEVKAVERHMMEFIKTCKVPGKQDCERCIHAEPEALKQRTWTGVKNYVRNRITTLKRKGGL, from the exons ATGCATTTCTCCTCTTCAGGGCGTGGAGTTTTCACCACTAGAGCTTTTTTCAGAGGTGATTTTGTTCTTGAATACAGAGGTGAACTTCTGAGTTCAGAAGAGAGTCTTTACCGAGCTGAACACTACACTGAGGCCGAGAACGCGTTCCTGTTTGAGTTTCAGTGGCGTGGCAGAAATTGGTG CATAGATGCATCTAAAGAAGACGGTTCCTTGGGAAGACTTGTAAATGACGAACACAGAAATCCTACTTGCAAAATGAGAACCCTTGAAGTGAGCAGGAAACCTCACCTGTGTCTCTTTGCTGTGCGAGACATTCTACCAGGGGAAGAAATCACTTTCAATCACGGATACTCAGATTGGCCATGGCGAGTCAAG CCTTTGAATCAAGCATCAACTGAATCCTCTGATAAAAAGCCATCCATCAGTTTGGGTCCGCAGAGATCG CCCCATTGTGCTGCTCCTGTTTCTTCACCTGGATTGGATGAGGTGAACAGCAGTGGTCCACATAAGCAGTCAGGCAAAGCAAGAACATCAAGAAAAACG AAGCGGTTTCAATCAAGACTggcaaaattaagaaaacatcatGAAGATTGCTATGAACGTTTTAACAGGGCagaaattgaaaatgaatgcaatACGATTGCTAAACAGCTATCACAAAAAGATTGTTTG TCATCCTTAGTCACGTCCACAACTGATGCATCCTCTTCATCACCACCCTGTGCTGTGTCCACCTCTGTGATGACCTCATCACCGTCACCGTATTACCGGTTACCAGAGGGGACACTGCAGTTGGCAAAAATGAGTAAAGTCCTAATGGCCATGGAGAAAGGAACACTGTCTGACTTCAAAGGAAAGAAACTTGACAACATTGAAATTGACCCAAATG AGCAACTTGAGGCTCAAGGTGATTCCATGTCAAGTGATGAGGAGGATTACAGTGACGTATCTCAGACAACAGCACCAGCAGAGACTGATCCACCTGTTCAATCTGATCAATCTGTTTCACAAGAGGATCAAG GTTCTTCAAATGCTCCAAAAAAGAAATGGGAGGACAATGAGGTAAAAGCAGTAGAGAGACACATGATGGAGTTCATCAAGACATGCAAAGTTCCTGGTAAGCAAGACTGTGAAAGATGCATTCACGCAGAGCCAGAAGCTTTGAAGCAGCGAACATGGACTGGTGTGAAAAATTATGTGCGGAACAGGATCACGACTCTTAAAAGAAAGGGTGGTTTGTGA